The nucleotide sequence CTGTAAGGGTCAAGGGCACCTGTGGAGTCCTAGTCAGGGATGGAAGAGCTCAAGGCATGGGCAGCCCCTGGAGGCCAGAACCTAAGAGAAGCTGTTCCAGTGCTCTTCTGTGGCAACCTCCCTGGAGGGGGTCCCTGGTTACCAGGTCTCACAAGTGTTGGGGAGCCTCCTAATGGGCTCTATTCTGTCTTTATTTCCCAACAGAGGACACTTATGAAAGACGCATCACAGTGGATAAGGAGGAAGTGACTCTAGTTGTTTATGACATCTGGGAACAGGTAAGAACCtaggagagctggggaggggcagagtctgGCCGAAGGCTGGTGGCACTGCAGGCCCTGGTTCCAGTATGTTCTAGAACCTGGCCTTTCACACGGATCATCTCAGAGAGCAGAGGCCCACATCAATGTGCATGCCATGGCACTGAGTGCCTCTGTCTTTCTGGGATCTTCCGACCCGGAGGGAAGTTAGGATCTGAATCTGACAAACCCTGCAGCTGTGAGTGAGGCTGAACACCCTGAAACTAACCCCATCCATAGATTTTTCAAGCCTGGAAGACTCTGATCTGACAGGAggagagctcagggctctggaATACCAGAGAAGGGGGGAAAGTGAGGATTTGTGAATATTTGAACATAAATGATTACTACATAGAAATGAGAGGCCAGATTACATACAGCTGAAGAGTATTGATTTTTAAACTAAGAGATTAAGCATAAGAAAGTAGGATGGGCTATCCCGGTCTAGGACCCTGTGTCCCCAATTCTCCCATTTGGGGCTCACATTATAAACCACCCTCTCCTCCACAAGCACCCTTCAGGTCATGAAGATTCTGCCATTAACTAGCTCTATGGTCCTAAGCAGGTGGCTTCTCCCTCACACCCAGATTCCTCATCCTTGAGATGCAGGTGCTCGATGGGTGCTCCCTTGCCTCCAACCCTGACATTCCACTACTCTCTGCCCATATGCAGGGGGACGCAGGGGGGTGGCTGCGGGACCACTGCCTTCAGACCGGGGATGCCTTTCTCATCGTCTTCTCAGTCACCGACCGGCGAAGTTTCTCCAAAGTTCCAGAGACCCTACTTCGGCTGCGAGCTGGGAGGCCCCACCACGACCTCCCTGTCATCCTCGTGGGAAACAAGAGCGACCTGGCCCGCTCCCGGGAGGTCTCACTGGAGGGTGAGTATCCTGTACCTCATCCAGACCGGAGATCTCTCCCTTCCAGGTCGCCTCTTCTCCGCAGGGCCCTTTTACCGTTTCAGGTGTGCAAACAATTGCCTTTACCCTTTAGCAGGCCAAGGGCAGACTCTTAGTGCCCGCGCCTAGGGCCGGAGAACGCCTTCCCTTCActcctcccctcttctccaaTCCAAGGCCCCTGTCTCTCCTGCCCTCCGCACCACCACGGTCCTCTGCGTGATCCCTGCCTTGTTCTGTTTCTAGAGATTCACAGGCCACGACCCCTCTCTACCGCACCCggcacctcctcctccccccagaccccacctcccaccccgccccgggcCGGTGCAGCCCGCGGGCGCCTCAACCCCTCCATTCCCGCAGAAGGCCGCCACCTGGCAGGGACCCTGAGCTGCAAACACATCGAGACGTCGGCCGCGCTGCACCACAACACGCGGGAGCTCTTCGAGGGCGCGGTGCGCCAGATCCGGCTGCGCCAGGGACGGAGCCGCGCCGGGGCCCCGAGGCCCGAATGGGGCTGCCCAGACGGCCCCCCGCCGCCCGCGCGCCGCGAGAGCCTCACCAAGAAGGCCAAGCGCTTCCTGGCCAACCTGGTGCCGCGCAACGCCAAGTTCTTCAAGCAGCGCTCCAGGTCGTGTCACGACCTCTCCGTGCTCTGAGCCACGGTCGCCATGGTCACCGCGGTCGCCATGGTCACCGcgccctctgctgccccccacctcgccctgccccgcccccgtcCGGCTTCCTCTCGAAGACCGTCTAGGAAACCAAAAACGCCCAGGGCGCACGGCCACCCGCCTGCGTCGCCTCCAGTCCCCGCCACCACCGCGCGCGCCCGGCTACCTCTCCGCCCCAGAGCGCCTAGAAGGCGAGGACGCAGACCTGCGGGCGGGCGCGCTGCGGCCAGGGGCAAGGTGGCTTCTGGAGGGCCCGAGGGGCTATACTTCCGCCAGCTGTTTTGACTTAATTATTAAGTCACGGCTTGACCACCTCTCCCGGAAAGAGATCCTAAAAGCGAGAACAGGGAAAGTGCTTCGTAGACCCCTTTCCAGTTCTCCACCTTTATACTCCGCGCGAGCACGCCTCACCTTTAAGAGATCCTTAAAGGTAAAGACACGGAGACGCTTCTTTGAGACTTTTCCTAAAACGTGCTGGTTCTTAGTTGCAGCACTTGTCCACTTTGCCTTTAAGAACTTCTTAAAGGCCTTTGCCTTAAGAACTTCTTAAAGGCAAAGGCCTGGAAGCGCTATTCATCAGAGTTGATTCTGTGATTCACCACCACACCAGGGCACTTCCCTTTTAAGGTTATTAAAGGTAAGGTTGGGACAGACTTTTGCCTtcagatgccacagcaaagagctGAGCAGGTGGCACCGCCCCTTTTGGCCAgggcccaggagcccccagcGAGGGAGCCATCCTTCCCTTTTCAATAAAGAACTTTTCTACATTTACTCATT is from Mustela lutreola isolate mMusLut2 chromosome 7, mMusLut2.pri, whole genome shotgun sequence and encodes:
- the REM2 gene encoding GTP-binding protein REM 2 isoform X1; this translates as MHTDLDTDMDTDTETTALCPSGSLQASPLGTPTPETDASLLKKPEKLLAGLDRGGPPPAPGAPRRRGSMPVPYKHQLRRAQAIDELDWPPQASSSGSSDSLGSGEAGPTQKDGIFKVMLVGESGVGKSTLAGTFGGLQGDSAHEPENPEDTYERRITVDKEEVTLVVYDIWEQGDAGGWLRDHCLQTGDAFLIVFSVTDRRSFSKVPETLLRLRAGRPHHDLPVILVGNKSDLARSREVSLEEGRHLAGTLSCKHIETSAALHHNTRELFEGAVRQIRLRQGRSRAGAPRPEWGCPDGPPPPARRESLTKKAKRFLANLVPRNAKFFKQRSRSCHDLSVL
- the REM2 gene encoding GTP-binding protein REM 2 isoform X2 encodes the protein MHTDLDTDMDTDTETTALCPSGSLQASPLGTPTPETDASLLKKPEKLLAGLDRGGPPPAPGAPRRRGSMPVPYKHQLRRAQAIDELDWPPQASSSGSSDSLGSGEAGPTQKDGIFKVMLVGESGVGKSTLAGTFGGLQGDSAHEPENPEDTYERRITVDKEEVTLVVYDIWEQGDAGGWLRDHCLQTGDAFLIVFSVTDRRSFSKVPETLLRLRAGRPHHDLPVILVGNKSDLARSREVSLEGRHLAGTLSCKHIETSAALHHNTRELFEGAVRQIRLRQGRSRAGAPRPEWGCPDGPPPPARRESLTKKAKRFLANLVPRNAKFFKQRSRSCHDLSVL